The following coding sequences are from one Megamonas funiformis window:
- a CDS encoding ParB N-terminal domain-containing protein, with protein MDIKIIYKPTDKIVPYENNPRLNDEAVEPVANSIKQFGFKVPIIIDSSNIIVAGHTRLKAAKQLGMDKVPCIIADDLTEEQIRAFRLVDNKVSELADWDYEKLEEELANINSIDMNIFDFDMSEINDIVEHLDEDIVCDSELEKVSLSEKFLFTPTSVLNTRCAQWQERKRAWFKYGIKSDLSRENIKTTGSAAGSVPRFYEYKEKCEKEIGRKLSVAEFTDNYLHRYMKEDSLLKFTNTGGILSVFDPVLCELMYYWFSFDKAKILDPFAGGSVRGIIASKLNRQYTGVDLRKEQIEANINQGDELLSTDDIKPKWICGNSLNISSLAKDEYDFIFSCPPYYDLEIYSDDKEDLSNQTYEDFLSMYRKIIFDSVNMLKDNRFACFVVGDIRNRKTGMYRNFVSETIAAFHNAGMELYNEIILLTTLGSLPIRMGRGFSISRKVGKTHQNVLVFYKGDQKKIRDLYGDIDILEISDEDLDI; from the coding sequence ATGGACATTAAGATTATTTATAAACCAACAGATAAAATAGTTCCATATGAAAATAACCCTAGGCTGAATGATGAGGCTGTTGAACCAGTAGCAAACAGTATTAAACAATTTGGATTTAAAGTCCCAATAATAATAGATAGTAGTAATATAATTGTTGCTGGTCATACAAGATTGAAGGCTGCTAAACAATTGGGTATGGATAAAGTACCATGTATTATAGCTGATGATTTAACAGAAGAACAAATAAGAGCTTTTCGTTTGGTAGATAATAAAGTGTCTGAATTAGCTGATTGGGATTATGAGAAATTAGAAGAAGAATTAGCTAATATTAATAGTATTGATATGAATATTTTTGATTTTGATATGTCAGAAATAAATGATATTGTTGAACACTTAGATGAAGATATAGTATGTGATTCAGAATTAGAAAAAGTTTCACTTAGTGAAAAATTTTTATTTACACCAACATCTGTATTAAATACAAGATGTGCACAATGGCAAGAAAGAAAAAGAGCATGGTTTAAGTATGGCATTAAATCTGATTTATCAAGAGAAAATATTAAAACGACAGGTAGTGCAGCAGGTTCAGTACCTAGATTTTATGAATATAAAGAGAAATGTGAGAAGGAAATAGGTCGTAAATTATCAGTTGCAGAGTTTACAGATAATTATTTGCATAGATACATGAAAGAAGATAGTTTATTAAAATTTACTAATACAGGTGGGATACTAAGTGTATTTGACCCTGTCTTATGTGAGTTAATGTATTATTGGTTTAGTTTTGATAAAGCAAAGATTTTAGACCCATTTGCAGGTGGTAGTGTAAGAGGTATTATTGCTTCAAAATTGAATAGGCAATATACAGGAGTTGATTTACGAAAAGAACAGATAGAAGCTAATATAAATCAGGGTGATGAATTATTATCCACAGATGATATAAAACCTAAATGGATATGTGGAAACAGCTTAAATATATCTTCGCTTGCAAAAGATGAGTATGATTTTATATTTAGTTGCCCGCCTTATTATGACTTAGAAATATATAGTGATGATAAAGAAGATTTAAGTAATCAAACTTATGAAGATTTTTTATCTATGTATAGAAAAATAATATTTGATAGTGTTAATATGCTTAAAGATAATCGTTTTGCATGTTTTGTTGTTGGAGATATTAGAAACAGAAAAACTGGCATGTATAGAAATTTTGTATCAGAAACTATAGCTGCATTTCATAATGCAGGAATGGAATTATATAATGAAATAATTTTATTAACAACATTAGGTTCTTTACCAATTAGAATGGGGAGAGGTTTTTCAATAAGTAGAAAAGTAGGTAAAACACATCAAAATGTATTAGTTTTTTATAAAGGAGACCAGAAGAAAATAAGAGATTTATATGGGGATATAGATATTTTAGAAATATCAGATGAAGATCTGGACATTTAA
- the terL gene encoding phage terminase large subunit: protein MIIKPQKGKQEQFLSSKADIVFYGGAAGGGKTYAALIEPLRHINNKNFSCIIFRRTSPQITTPGGLWDTALEMYTALGAKDIRSPNRYFRFPSGAKIVMNHLQYDKTVYDYQGAQIPLIEFEELTHFSWKQFTYMLTRNRSAIAGIKPYIRATCNPDPDSWVADFIKWYIDQDTGYAIQSRGGKIRYFVIVNDEPIWSDDSDELLEKYNIEPKSFTFIPSSIYDNKILLENDKGYLANLKAQDTVTKEQLLNGNWKIRPASGLYFKHNQISVVNNIPDKIVAICRAWDLAATEETPTNRSPDKTAGVLMARLKNGQFIILDVFTGCLNANGVRQAVRRIAMQDKINYRCNNIHIPQDPGQAGKEQAHSYVRFLAGFNVQIERINGSKINRAEPFAAQWQQGNIFLLRGDWNKMYLNELCAFPDGIHDDLVDASSDAFNYLTKVRNLSVF from the coding sequence ATGATTATAAAACCACAAAAAGGGAAACAAGAACAATTTTTATCTAGCAAAGCAGATATAGTTTTTTATGGTGGAGCTGCTGGTGGTGGTAAAACTTATGCTGCACTAATAGAGCCATTAAGACACATAAATAATAAGAATTTTTCTTGTATCATATTTAGACGAACATCTCCTCAAATTACCACTCCTGGTGGTCTATGGGATACAGCTCTTGAGATGTATACAGCATTAGGAGCAAAAGATATACGAAGTCCTAATAGATATTTTAGATTTCCTAGCGGTGCTAAAATTGTAATGAACCATCTTCAGTACGACAAAACTGTTTATGATTATCAAGGGGCACAAATTCCTTTGATTGAATTTGAAGAACTTACACATTTTAGCTGGAAACAATTTACTTATATGCTTACTCGTAATCGTTCAGCTATTGCGGGAATAAAACCATATATAAGGGCTACTTGTAATCCTGACCCTGATAGTTGGGTAGCAGATTTTATTAAATGGTATATAGACCAAGATACAGGATATGCTATTCAATCTCGTGGTGGTAAAATACGTTATTTTGTAATTGTAAATGATGAACCAATATGGTCTGATGATTCAGATGAGCTGTTGGAAAAATATAATATTGAGCCAAAAAGCTTTACATTTATTCCTTCATCAATATATGATAATAAGATTTTATTAGAAAATGACAAAGGATATTTAGCGAATTTAAAAGCTCAAGATACAGTTACTAAAGAACAATTATTAAATGGAAACTGGAAAATTAGACCAGCAAGTGGATTATATTTTAAACATAATCAGATATCTGTTGTAAATAATATACCAGATAAAATAGTAGCTATTTGTAGAGCGTGGGATTTAGCAGCTACAGAAGAAACTCCAACAAATAGAAGCCCAGATAAAACGGCTGGTGTTTTGATGGCACGTTTAAAAAATGGGCAATTTATTATTTTAGATGTCTTTACTGGTTGTTTGAATGCAAATGGAGTAAGGCAAGCTGTTAGACGTATAGCTATGCAAGATAAAATAAATTATAGATGTAATAATATTCATATTCCTCAAGACCCAGGTCAAGCAGGAAAAGAACAGGCTCATTCCTATGTTAGATTTCTTGCAGGGTTTAATGTTCAAATTGAAAGAATAAATGGTAGTAAGATTAATAGAGCAGAACCATTTGCAGCACAATGGCAACAAGGAAATATTTTTTTGTTGCGAGGAGATTGGAATAAAATGTATTTAAACGAACTATGTGCATTTCCTGATGGTATTCATGATGATTTAGTTGACGCTAGTTCAGACGCATTTAATTATTTAACTAAAGTTAGAAATCTTAGTGTATTTTAA
- a CDS encoding DUF1073 domain-containing protein, which translates to MINIVNGVGTIRYDPSRYTGIIRKMFITYNMSENLFIENGIFRKIITSPADEALRAGFCIKTSDDIDVSEAESKILSLYEDLACEEKFATALYWHRCYGGAVIFPVFKDLSEDLTKPLDENNIYGIEEIRVYSAKEVIPLKQNEDFNSTNYKKTETYLISDEATGAYFEIHYSRLIIFNGLTVPNILRNERNGWGGMVLENIYDTLILKYDLGNKFAIDIMERMAQGILKIAGLLNKLSIEGGEDEVRTYLQNIDMVRNILNTLAIDKDDDYDIKSISLSGVKDILDKTQTMLSAVSEIPVTILFGRSPGGQNATGDSDFEQYYSMVQKLQRRDLKPQLSKFIYFLSKCKDYQIKLPDTWSLKFNPLSIPTEKEQAETDKMKAETKEKNISALTSLVNIGGLDNVELRNYLEEQGFKLDRTLDNVGRDVIE; encoded by the coding sequence ATGATTAATATAGTAAATGGAGTTGGAACGATACGTTATGACCCTAGTAGATATACTGGCATTATAAGAAAAATGTTTATAACTTATAATATGTCGGAAAATTTGTTTATAGAAAATGGCATATTTAGAAAGATAATTACATCCCCAGCAGATGAGGCACTTAGAGCAGGATTTTGTATAAAGACTTCTGATGATATAGATGTATCAGAAGCTGAAAGCAAAATCCTTTCTTTATATGAAGATTTAGCTTGTGAAGAAAAATTCGCAACTGCTTTATATTGGCATAGATGTTATGGTGGTGCAGTTATTTTTCCAGTATTTAAAGATTTATCTGAAGATCTGACAAAACCACTAGATGAAAATAATATTTATGGAATTGAAGAAATACGAGTTTACTCCGCAAAAGAAGTTATTCCATTAAAACAGAATGAAGATTTTAATAGTACTAATTATAAAAAGACTGAAACCTATTTGATAAGTGATGAAGCAACAGGAGCTTACTTTGAAATACATTATTCTAGATTAATTATATTTAATGGATTAACTGTACCTAACATTTTGAGAAATGAACGTAATGGTTGGGGCGGTATGGTATTAGAAAATATCTATGATACTTTAATTCTAAAGTATGACTTAGGTAATAAATTTGCTATTGATATTATGGAACGTATGGCACAAGGCATTTTAAAAATAGCTGGATTACTAAATAAGTTATCTATAGAAGGTGGAGAAGATGAAGTACGAACTTATTTACAAAATATAGATATGGTCAGAAATATCTTAAACACCTTAGCTATAGATAAAGATGATGATTATGATATAAAAAGCATTAGTTTAAGTGGAGTAAAAGATATTTTAGATAAAACGCAAACTATGTTATCTGCTGTAAGTGAAATACCTGTAACGATTTTGTTTGGTCGTTCTCCAGGTGGTCAAAATGCTACAGGAGATAGTGATTTTGAACAATATTATTCTATGGTTCAAAAATTACAACGTAGAGATTTAAAACCTCAACTTAGTAAATTTATATATTTTTTATCTAAATGCAAAGACTATCAAATAAAGTTACCGGATACTTGGTCTTTAAAATTTAATCCATTATCAATTCCAACAGAAAAAGAGCAAGCTGAAACAGATAAAATGAAAGCTGAAACAAAAGAAAAAAATATTTCTGCATTAACTTCACTTGTTAATATAGGTGGTTTAGACAATGTTGAGTTGCGAAATTATTTAGAAGAACAAGGTTTTAAATTGGACCGAACACTAGATAATGTAGGACGTGATGTTATTGAATAA
- a CDS encoding phage head morphogenesis protein, producing the protein MNKRQYECRYPYQYEREYKKQLVNLVKILKKSVVLALDNIKTFINQNRLDGLSDTFNDVMDKIKQNYYVLIAKDFITRKIEQMFLNISRFTKNELDKSFKSKIGVDIFTGEPNLQELMNLWVDDNVNLITSVETQFFDKVKQIILEAIQNGMLTKNLANSIKKITGITEKRAILIAVDQIGKLNGQITRMRQVKAGIKEYIWRTAGDSRVRPMHKARNGKKYRWDKPPIDGHPGMAIRCRCVAIPVIDLNNINGVAIT; encoded by the coding sequence TTGAATAAAAGGCAATATGAATGTAGATATCCGTATCAATATGAAAGAGAATATAAAAAGCAATTGGTTAATTTAGTAAAAATATTAAAAAAATCTGTTGTATTAGCGCTTGATAATATTAAAACATTTATAAATCAAAATCGTTTAGATGGTTTGAGCGATACATTTAACGATGTGATGGATAAAATAAAACAAAATTATTATGTTTTAATAGCAAAAGACTTTATAACTAGAAAAATAGAACAGATGTTTTTAAATATAAGTAGGTTTACTAAAAATGAATTAGATAAATCGTTTAAATCTAAAATAGGTGTAGATATTTTTACAGGAGAACCCAATTTACAAGAATTGATGAATTTATGGGTTGATGACAATGTAAATTTAATAACTTCGGTTGAAACACAATTTTTTGATAAAGTAAAGCAAATAATATTAGAAGCTATACAAAATGGTATGTTAACAAAAAATTTAGCTAATAGCATAAAAAAGATAACTGGAATAACAGAAAAGCGAGCAATATTAATAGCTGTTGACCAAATAGGGAAATTAAATGGTCAAATTACTAGAATGCGACAAGTTAAAGCTGGTATAAAAGAATATATTTGGCGTACTGCTGGAGATAGTAGAGTTAGACCAATGCATAAAGCTAGAAATGGGAAAAAATATAGATGGGATAAGCCACCTATAGATGGACATCCAGGAATGGCTATTCGCTGTCGTTGTGTGGCTATTCCAGTTATAGATTTAAATAATATAAATGGTGTTGCTATTACTTAG
- a CDS encoding DUF2213 domain-containing protein, with product MQRYDRFTFKATKTDEGFIIDKPIIGRTGILRYQNADGSERIEYRPPEEAFNADSLASIKGKPITLGHVAMVNNKNSKSIPILGTVISGGEQDGDNIRADITLYNLDTPHRELSCGYTLDLDETPGITPDGKHYDAIQRNIRYNHLAVVQKGRAGNARLNMDGDQIIESEDKKHMAKVRLDNGLEYECAEEVKIELETLKANKTKEKANFDALQGKYDAMKVKVDKLEKDLADEKANKSVNFDEAVKERVKMLDIAKQYNLDKIDTLSNKDIKIAVIKKVNGDFNIDNKSEEYIDGMFDVCSEQQINIDSASASKRRIINGDNDNKMNFDDFDYIKKMEELKQAEANAYKGE from the coding sequence ATGCAAAGATATGATAGATTTACTTTTAAAGCTACAAAAACAGATGAAGGATTTATTATTGACAAACCAATAATCGGCAGAACAGGTATTCTTCGCTATCAGAATGCAGATGGTTCAGAAAGAATTGAATATAGACCACCTGAGGAAGCTTTTAATGCTGATAGTTTAGCTAGTATTAAAGGAAAGCCTATAACACTAGGTCATGTGGCTATGGTTAATAATAAGAATTCAAAAAGTATACCGATTTTAGGTACTGTAATTTCTGGTGGTGAACAAGATGGAGATAATATTAGAGCAGATATTACTTTATATAATTTAGATACACCACATAGAGAATTATCTTGTGGTTATACATTAGACTTGGATGAAACACCAGGTATTACGCCTGATGGTAAACATTATGACGCAATACAAAGAAATATTAGGTACAATCATCTTGCAGTTGTGCAAAAAGGTAGAGCAGGCAATGCTCGTCTTAATATGGATGGTGACCAAATAATTGAAAGTGAGGATAAAAAACATATGGCAAAAGTTAGACTTGATAATGGCTTAGAATATGAATGTGCAGAAGAAGTAAAAATTGAACTTGAAACATTGAAAGCAAATAAGACAAAGGAAAAAGCTAATTTTGACGCATTGCAAGGAAAATATGACGCAATGAAAGTAAAAGTTGATAAATTAGAAAAAGATTTAGCAGATGAAAAAGCTAATAAAAGTGTTAACTTTGATGAAGCAGTAAAAGAACGTGTTAAAATGCTTGACATTGCTAAGCAATATAATTTAGATAAAATTGATACCTTAAGTAATAAAGATATTAAAATAGCTGTAATAAAAAAAGTTAATGGAGATTTTAATATTGATAATAAAAGTGAAGAATATATTGATGGTATGTTTGACGTATGCAGTGAACAGCAAATTAATATAGATAGTGCAAGTGCTTCTAAAAGAAGAATTATTAATGGAGATAATGATAATAAAATGAATTTTGATGATTTTGATTACATTAAGAAAATGGAAGAATTAAAACAAGCAGAAGCAAATGCATATAAAGGAGAATAA
- a CDS encoding structural cement protein Gp24 — MSWYSRELDKGFAGMIANTAIRNCDSYAVEEEKGLNPGDAVVLGTTENLVKKVDSGSESKVIGVVVHNHKEPSNPYYEQGDSVAIMSTGDIYVEVGEAVTAGDVACIMASTYKWGKTGTAVVGATYIKGAESGKLALLRLRNVTVEQGE; from the coding sequence ATGAGTTGGTACAGTAGAGAACTAGATAAAGGTTTTGCAGGTATGATAGCTAATACTGCTATTAGAAATTGTGATAGCTATGCTGTTGAAGAAGAAAAAGGATTAAATCCTGGAGACGCTGTAGTTTTAGGTACAACTGAAAACTTAGTAAAAAAAGTAGATAGTGGTTCTGAAAGTAAAGTTATTGGAGTAGTTGTTCATAATCATAAAGAACCATCTAATCCTTATTATGAACAAGGTGATAGTGTAGCAATTATGTCTACAGGTGATATTTATGTTGAAGTTGGTGAAGCTGTTACCGCAGGTGATGTTGCTTGTATTATGGCAAGTACTTATAAATGGGGTAAAACAGGTACAGCAGTAGTTGGAGCAACATATATAAAAGGTGCTGAAAGTGGTAAATTAGCACTTTTACGCCTTAGAAATGTAACTGTAGAGCAAGGAGAGTAG
- a CDS encoding major capsid family protein produces MNSRDYILNVERLDSDVIAHAIPNFDANYSAIAARMLTQVRAKTLEVTHGKLNAFTVFPVQTEVSAGATTALQRTYDMVGMAKIVANPADDLPLADIFVEETSVKVKQLGIAYQYSVRDLQHAVFSNTPLSTMKASAARKANDVKINKIAWFGDKDNGIIGFLDNPNLSEYTLKNDGEASGTALSSKTAEKQFRDMNEFINTIQDNTDDTEQPNTVLLPPSAYTTLSSTLYTTADGQTTKTVLAMLKENHPEIKRWEKIGELKNADSTGAKDIMIVGYFDPDYIRLEIPNRFEQMPIQAKNLAFTVPCHSEVIGVTVFRPYCFTKAVGV; encoded by the coding sequence ATGAATAGTAGAGATTATATTTTAAATGTAGAGAGATTAGATTCAGATGTAATAGCACACGCTATACCAAATTTTGATGCTAATTATTCAGCTATTGCAGCTAGAATGCTTACACAAGTTAGAGCTAAAACTTTAGAAGTAACACATGGAAAATTGAATGCATTTACAGTATTTCCAGTGCAAACAGAAGTTAGTGCAGGTGCAACTACAGCATTACAACGTACTTATGATATGGTTGGTATGGCTAAAATAGTTGCTAATCCAGCAGATGATTTACCACTTGCTGATATATTTGTAGAAGAAACTAGCGTTAAAGTAAAACAATTAGGAATAGCATATCAGTATTCTGTTAGAGATTTACAACATGCAGTATTTTCTAATACTCCACTTAGCACAATGAAAGCAAGTGCAGCTAGAAAAGCAAATGATGTAAAAATTAATAAAATTGCATGGTTTGGAGATAAAGATAATGGTATCATTGGATTTTTAGATAATCCTAATTTATCTGAATACACATTAAAAAATGATGGCGAAGCCTCAGGAACAGCATTAAGTTCAAAAACAGCAGAAAAACAATTTCGAGATATGAATGAGTTTATTAATACAATTCAAGATAATACAGATGATACAGAACAACCTAATACAGTATTGCTGCCACCAAGTGCATATACTACATTGTCTAGTACTCTTTATACTACAGCAGACGGACAAACTACAAAAACTGTATTAGCAATGCTTAAAGAAAATCATCCGGAAATTAAACGTTGGGAAAAAATTGGAGAATTAAAGAACGCTGATAGTACAGGGGCAAAAGATATTATGATTGTGGGTTATTTTGACCCAGACTATATACGTTTGGAAATACCAAATAGATTTGAACAAATGCCAATACAAGCTAAAAATTTAGCTTTTACAGTACCATGTCATTCCGAAGTTATTGGTGTTACTGTATTTAGACCATATTGTTTTACTAAAGCGGTAGGAGTGTAA
- a CDS encoding DUF4054 domain-containing protein, whose translation MMSEELINKVINKIRVIAPKIDIDDEQIKEYIELYSDFVSEKYFGKFYEKALAFFIAHYITLDNIANNENGALDSSIIAGKVISEKEGDLSRTYAQNNMENESILNKTYYGIRYLDLQKMCKPLGIMRKKP comes from the coding sequence ATGATGAGTGAGGAATTAATAAATAAAGTAATAAATAAAATACGAGTAATTGCTCCTAAAATAGATATAGATGATGAACAAATAAAAGAATATATTGAACTATATTCAGATTTCGTATCTGAAAAATATTTTGGCAAGTTCTATGAGAAAGCACTTGCTTTTTTTATTGCACATTATATTACTTTAGATAATATAGCTAATAATGAGAATGGAGCCTTAGATAGTTCTATTATTGCAGGTAAAGTAATAAGTGAAAAAGAAGGAGATTTATCTAGAACATATGCTCAAAATAATATGGAAAATGAAAGTATTTTAAATAAAACCTATTATGGTATTAGATATTTAGATTTACAAAAAATGTGTAAACCTCTAGGGATTATGAGGAAAAAACCATGA
- a CDS encoding phage neck terminator protein has product MNDEQNLLFHDLVAELLDLQKNKVIYAYQNAPKPKDTFAYIRYASIKDEVQSSFERTNQPGVNNIIGHKLLTCEIQVFADNNRNACTMLYKLIDKLNKQSVINRLFKANIAIVDYNSVQDVSALLNNTHFTTRASVDIIIRFTPTYLDDVGYIANVKITGNTGKELPIEIITEEI; this is encoded by the coding sequence ATGAATGATGAACAGAATTTATTATTTCACGATTTAGTGGCAGAATTGTTGGATTTACAAAAAAATAAAGTGATTTATGCTTATCAGAATGCACCTAAACCCAAAGATACTTTTGCTTATATAAGATATGCTTCTATAAAAGATGAGGTACAATCTAGTTTTGAACGTACTAATCAGCCAGGAGTTAATAATATAATTGGACATAAATTATTAACATGTGAGATACAAGTATTTGCTGATAATAACAGAAATGCATGTACTATGTTATATAAACTGATTGATAAATTAAATAAACAATCAGTTATAAATAGGTTATTTAAAGCTAATATAGCTATTGTTGACTATAATTCAGTTCAGGATGTATCTGCCTTATTGAATAATACACACTTTACTACTAGAGCAAGTGTAGACATAATAATAAGATTTACTCCTACTTATTTAGATGATGTAGGATATATTGCAAATGTTAAAATTACAGGTAATACAGGTAAAGAATTACCAATAGAAATAATAACGGAGGAAATATAA
- a CDS encoding DUF3383 family protein, protein MANLDRIVNVQISLNTTGISKEGFSTLLIVGEHLNTLSRVTTYTNVDSMLEDGFKATDKLYLAAADAFSQIPRPNIVKIGRRQVDEINISVSDVKDNTKYKITLETKKGKQDYEYSSSSEASATTIIEGLQTLMNAHEEITVTAESEKLKLETKEKGTAFTVSLSSNLSCEPILATETLSETMAAIVASDNDFYGIALVSREKSDILALAQWTETHTKLFGCVVNEKEATDSEIDTDIGSLLKSNNYYRTFWLYHTNDDDFPECALFARCFAINPGGETWANKKLAGVIADNLTETEYLAITNKNGNTFENFRNVAITQNGKTSAGEWIDVIRFRDWLQEEIMVNVFNVLINRDKIPFTDGGIGIIEAQINSALKLGQQRGGITPDEYDEDGNINKGYVINVPLASNISANTKAQRLLEDVTFTARLAGAIHAINISGSLTYENLIEKTNQ, encoded by the coding sequence ATGGCTAATTTAGATAGAATTGTTAATGTGCAAATTAGTCTTAATACTACAGGAATAAGTAAAGAAGGATTTAGTACATTATTGATTGTTGGAGAGCATTTAAATACATTAAGCCGTGTAACTACTTATACAAATGTAGATAGTATGCTTGAAGATGGTTTTAAGGCAACAGATAAATTATATTTGGCAGCAGCAGACGCTTTTTCACAAATACCACGACCTAATATTGTAAAAATAGGACGTAGACAAGTAGATGAAATCAATATTTCTGTATCTGATGTAAAAGATAATACAAAATATAAAATTACATTAGAAACTAAAAAAGGAAAACAAGATTATGAGTATTCTAGTTCAAGTGAAGCTAGTGCGACAACTATTATAGAAGGTTTGCAAACTTTAATGAATGCTCATGAAGAAATTACAGTTACAGCTGAATCAGAAAAATTAAAATTAGAAACTAAAGAGAAAGGAACAGCCTTTACAGTAAGTTTATCCTCTAATTTATCATGTGAACCAATACTTGCAACTGAAACCTTATCGGAGACAATGGCAGCTATAGTAGCTAGTGATAATGATTTTTATGGAATTGCTTTAGTTAGCAGAGAAAAATCAGATATTTTGGCTTTGGCACAATGGACCGAAACACATACTAAGTTATTTGGCTGTGTTGTTAATGAAAAAGAGGCTACGGATAGTGAAATAGATACAGATATTGGTAGTTTATTAAAGAGTAATAATTATTACAGAACATTTTGGTTATATCACACAAATGATGATGATTTTCCAGAATGTGCATTATTTGCTAGATGTTTTGCTATTAATCCTGGTGGTGAAACATGGGCGAATAAAAAATTAGCAGGTGTAATAGCAGATAATTTAACAGAAACAGAGTATCTTGCTATCACTAATAAAAATGGCAATACTTTTGAAAACTTTAGAAATGTAGCAATTACTCAAAATGGGAAAACATCTGCTGGCGAATGGATTGATGTAATACGTTTTAGAGATTGGTTACAAGAAGAAATAATGGTAAATGTTTTTAATGTGCTTATTAATAGAGATAAAATTCCATTTACAGATGGTGGTATAGGAATAATTGAAGCACAAATTAATTCAGCTTTAAAATTAGGTCAGCAACGAGGAGGTATAACTCCAGATGAATATGACGAAGATGGAAATATAAATAAAGGGTATGTTATAAATGTACCATTAGCATCTAATATTTCTGCTAATACTAAGGCACAAAGATTATTAGAAGATGTAACATTTACTGCACGTTTAGCTGGTGCTATACATGCTATAAATATAAGCGGTAGTCTTACGTATGAAAATTTAATTGAAAAAACTAATCAATAA
- a CDS encoding phage structural protein: protein MSDGVVTYNPKMLVIVYGSREVDGFAEDDMVTIKPLGEGTQIYSGADGSVGRSMDPNQTYEVTIALATTSKTNDYFSNVYNLDRSTGRGILPLTIKDLSGTTVFQANQAWITNFPEHKRGRKIEAQEWVFHTGQVANLMIGGND from the coding sequence TTGAGTGATGGAGTAGTAACATATAATCCTAAAATGCTTGTAATAGTATATGGTTCAAGAGAAGTTGACGGATTTGCAGAAGATGATATGGTAACAATTAAACCTTTAGGAGAAGGAACACAAATTTACAGCGGTGCTGATGGCAGTGTTGGACGTAGTATGGACCCAAATCAAACATATGAAGTAACCATTGCATTGGCTACAACATCTAAGACAAATGATTATTTTAGTAACGTTTATAATTTGGATCGTTCTACAGGCAGAGGTATATTACCATTAACTATTAAAGATTTGTCAGGAACAACAGTATTTCAAGCCAATCAAGCATGGATTACAAATTTTCCTGAACATAAAAGAGGTAGAAAAATTGAAGCTCAAGAATGGGTATTTCATACAGGACAAGTTGCAAACCTAATGATTGGAGGTAATGATTGA
- a CDS encoding phage tail assembly chaperone, giving the protein MWTGGKFTEVKIGDDVFTVRQFPPFYAIRVLGELQKIITPALGGVLKGISENNGDMDTENLGDMLQIISNGLEKLAYTIDGDKLELALKLLLDEKYVAVKIEKSNGKKDFIRLDEGAINEVFEGRIIDMIVLAIKVFKVNYLDFSQLSSVPIGVQKTLAEIKLPSFLAQQVNTSEM; this is encoded by the coding sequence ATGTGGACTGGTGGTAAATTTACAGAAGTTAAAATTGGTGATGATGTATTTACAGTAAGACAGTTTCCACCATTTTATGCTATTAGGGTATTAGGTGAGTTACAAAAAATTATTACTCCTGCATTAGGTGGCGTCTTAAAAGGTATTTCCGAAAATAATGGGGATATGGATACTGAAAATTTAGGAGATATGTTACAAATTATAAGTAATGGATTAGAAAAATTAGCTTATACAATAGACGGTGATAAATTAGAATTAGCATTAAAATTATTATTAGATGAAAAATATGTAGCAGTAAAAATTGAAAAATCTAATGGGAAAAAAGATTTTATTCGTCTTGATGAAGGAGCTATTAATGAAGTTTTTGAAGGTCGAATTATTGATATGATTGTTTTAGCAATAAAAGTTTTTAAGGTAAATTATTTGGATTTTTCGCAGCTCTCCAGCGTTCCGATTGGTGTCCAAAAAACGTTGGCAGAGATAAAACTCCCATCATTCCTGGCACAACAAGTGAATACTTCGGAAATGTAA